The Colius striatus isolate bColStr4 chromosome 25, bColStr4.1.hap1, whole genome shotgun sequence region GATCCCCAGGAGGATGATGCTGAACATGACCACAGAGAAAAGGACGTAGTTCTTGGAGTAGAGAGGCAGGAGGACGGAGCAGGAGGCGAAATCACAGAGGCAGTTCCAGCCCAGCAGCGGCAGGAGCCCGATGACCAAGGCCAGCAGCCAGCAGGACACGATCAGGCCCCGCAAGCGCAGGGTCTTGCTGGCTTCGTTCTCAGCGATGGGTCTCACCATGGCACTGTAGCGCTCGACGGCCGTCACCAGCAGGCTGAAGGTGGAGGCAGCCAGCGCCACGAAGAGGATCCCTTCCCTTAAGAAccagagctgaggggaaagctGGAAAGTCTTCTTGCCAGAGAGGCAGAGGTTGGACAGGTAGGCAATCCCTGCCAGCAGGTCGCTGAGGGTGATGCTGGCGATGCAGGAGTAGACCCAGCGGCGGGCTCGCAGGCAGCGCAGCAcggccagcagcaccagcaggtTCTCCACGATGATGATGCAGCTGATGATGGCGAAGGCGGTGCGGAGGAGCCCCATGCCCTCATCCCCGTGCCTCCTGGCCAGCTTGCCCGTGAAGTTGTAGTGCTGCAGGATGATGTTGATGTTCCTGGTGGctgccagctgcaggcaggagcccGGCCCGTCCAGAGGGTCGGGTCTGAGCTCGGGGTGTTGAGCAGAAGCCAGGGGAAGGGGATGGGAG contains the following coding sequences:
- the S1PR4 gene encoding sphingosine 1-phosphate receptor 4 isoform X1, which translates into the protein MDGPELSWLLNHSHPLPLASAQHPELRPDPLDGPGSCLQLAATRNINIILQHYNFTGKLARRHGDEGMGLLRTAFAIISCIIIVENLLVLLAVLRCLRARRWVYSCIASITLSDLLAGIAYLSNLCLSGKKTFQLSPQLWFLREGILFVALAASTFSLLVTAVERYSAMVRPIAENEASKTLRLRGLIVSCWLLALVIGLLPLLGWNCLCDFASCSVLLPLYSKNYVLFSVVMFSIILLGIVGLYISIFQLVQASSRQSSSRHGRKRSLRLLKTVLMILGAFIICWSPLFVLLLFDVFCETQSCKHLHSLDWTLALAMLNSGINPVIYSLRSVEVRRAVGSLLCCCCVRLGLCKPGHCLVITDINSGSSTESSLRCRESFRGSVAFSPRPRAPLSSNSSMMSNLPSI
- the S1PR4 gene encoding sphingosine 1-phosphate receptor 4 isoform X2 — encoded protein: MGLLRTAFAIISCIIIVENLLVLLAVLRCLRARRWVYSCIASITLSDLLAGIAYLSNLCLSGKKTFQLSPQLWFLREGILFVALAASTFSLLVTAVERYSAMVRPIAENEASKTLRLRGLIVSCWLLALVIGLLPLLGWNCLCDFASCSVLLPLYSKNYVLFSVVMFSIILLGIVGLYISIFQLVQASSRQSSSRHGRKRSLRLLKTVLMILGAFIICWSPLFVLLLFDVFCETQSCKHLHSLDWTLALAMLNSGINPVIYSLRSVEVRRAVGSLLCCCCVRLGLCKPGHCLVITDINSGSSTESSLRCRESFRGSVAFSPRPRAPLSSNSSMMSNLPSI